One window of Sphingomonas paeninsulae genomic DNA carries:
- a CDS encoding wax ester/triacylglycerol synthase domain-containing protein, translating into MSNGLTPLRPDDHFMILSETDASPMHVGALLLFDGVTDDFAATVRQQFAERLPGTPLLVRLVEAPDGYDSDVWADLASCDLDYHVTCVSTPLNPVQLRAEIARLSMERLDLSRPPFRAFVFDGLSTGGAVYLKTHHALADGIGFQEILRRLSDAEAPSPSRAADATLPDDQTWRAAADARFADLTEATAAHSAQRRAALAELEARKGNPDTARARTPTLRMSGPTSAQRNLATVSLPLARVKALGVALGGTINDIFLAIAATAIRKTLLAIDDLPDTPIVVNSARSYRRVEHGAFGNRIVALHPHLATDLADPIARLRGIQASMANERARTHLDEAMLGAPERPFGPRDRRAKFADRTAEGSRLLPGNVTLSNVPGPSEPLRFAGMTLSANYPVPIIGSGRFLNITSRRNGAMLDMGIMSDASRLPDAQAIADRVTAALILYETLANG; encoded by the coding sequence GTGAGCAACGGCCTGACCCCGCTGCGGCCCGACGATCACTTCATGATCCTGTCGGAAACCGATGCGTCGCCGATGCACGTCGGCGCGCTGTTGCTGTTCGACGGCGTGACTGATGATTTTGCCGCCACGGTCCGGCAGCAATTTGCCGAACGCCTGCCCGGAACGCCGCTGCTCGTCCGTCTGGTCGAAGCGCCCGACGGTTATGATTCCGACGTCTGGGCCGATCTGGCGAGCTGCGACCTCGACTATCACGTCACATGCGTTTCGACGCCGCTGAACCCCGTGCAACTGCGCGCAGAGATCGCCCGGCTTTCAATGGAGCGCCTCGATCTCAGTCGCCCTCCGTTTCGCGCGTTCGTTTTCGATGGCCTGAGCACGGGCGGCGCGGTTTACCTGAAGACCCATCATGCGCTGGCCGATGGAATCGGTTTTCAGGAAATCCTGCGCCGCCTGAGCGATGCAGAGGCCCCCTCCCCGTCTCGCGCTGCTGACGCTACTTTGCCCGATGACCAGACGTGGCGCGCCGCCGCAGATGCCCGTTTCGCCGACCTCACCGAAGCTACCGCCGCCCATTCGGCCCAACGTCGCGCCGCCCTCGCCGAACTCGAAGCGCGTAAAGGCAATCCAGACACCGCCCGTGCGCGTACGCCGACGCTCAGGATGTCGGGACCGACTTCGGCACAGCGCAACCTCGCCACCGTGTCCCTGCCACTGGCGCGCGTGAAAGCGCTGGGCGTCGCGCTGGGCGGTACGATCAACGACATTTTTCTCGCCATCGCCGCAACTGCGATCCGTAAGACGTTATTGGCTATCGACGACCTTCCCGACACGCCGATCGTGGTCAATTCCGCACGCAGTTATCGCCGTGTCGAACATGGCGCATTCGGCAATCGTATCGTTGCACTGCACCCGCATCTTGCCACCGACCTCGCCGACCCGATCGCCCGATTGCGCGGTATTCAGGCGTCGATGGCCAACGAACGTGCACGCACCCACCTTGATGAAGCGATGCTCGGGGCGCCGGAACGCCCGTTCGGACCGCGCGACCGCCGCGCAAAGTTCGCCGACCGTACCGCCGAAGGTTCACGTCTGCTGCCCGGCAATGTCACCCTGTCGAACGTCCCCGGCCCATCCGAACCACTGCGGTTCGCCGGAATGACCCTTTCCGCGAACTATCCGGTCCCGATCATCGGCAGCGGCCGTTTCCTGAACATAACATCACGGCGCAACGGCGCGATGCTGGACATGGGCATAATGAGCGACGCCAGCCGCCTCCCCGATGCGCAAGCCATCGCCGACCGTGTCACCGCCGCGCTGATCCTGTACGAAACGCTGGCGAATGGCTGA
- a CDS encoding alpha/beta fold hydrolase, giving the protein MADRQTLILLCGIAGDAESWSEVATLLSNVADCHPMVATGDSIAAMADDILARTTGPIAVAGHSLGGYVALAVQRADPSRVTRLALINSSAAPDDDDARAARLQTIDAVARHGYDTIVRRLAPALVHPDSQIDLGQVEALLLRAEPERFVREQRAAMGRPDARPALASTRVPILAIGADADRIVASARSIEIAEIVRHATLDILTASGHLSPMEEPVRVADALRVWLEADLP; this is encoded by the coding sequence ATGGCTGACCGGCAAACGCTGATCCTGTTGTGCGGGATTGCCGGTGATGCCGAAAGCTGGTCCGAAGTTGCAACTCTGCTCAGCAATGTCGCCGACTGCCACCCGATGGTCGCGACCGGTGACAGCATCGCCGCGATGGCCGATGATATCCTCGCGCGCACGACCGGCCCAATCGCGGTCGCCGGGCATTCGCTCGGCGGCTATGTCGCACTCGCCGTCCAGCGTGCAGACCCGTCGCGCGTTACACGACTCGCTCTTATCAATAGCAGCGCTGCACCGGACGATGACGATGCGCGCGCCGCTCGTTTGCAAACGATCGATGCGGTCGCCCGTCACGGCTATGACACCATCGTCCGTCGCCTCGCCCCCGCGCTCGTCCACCCCGACTCGCAAATCGACCTGGGCCAGGTGGAGGCGCTGTTGTTACGCGCGGAACCAGAACGCTTCGTGCGCGAACAGCGCGCGGCGATGGGGCGCCCAGACGCGCGCCCCGCGCTCGCCAGCACTCGCGTGCCCATTCTTGCCATCGGTGCGGACGCCGATCGTATCGTCGCTTCTGCCCGCAGCATCGAAATTGCAGAGATTGTCCGCCACGCGACCCTCGACATACTCACCGCCAGCGGCCACTTGTCGCCGATGGAGGAACCGGTGCGCGTGGCTGACGCGCTGCGGGTCTGGCTCGAAGCAGACTTGCCCTGA
- a CDS encoding alpha/beta fold hydrolase, with the protein MNITDDIGPTSYSFVSQRLRLNYLDWGNAGAPTLILVHGGRDHARSWDRIARALRNDWHIIAPDLRGHGDSAWSPDGAYTMPYFICDLAQLIHQQGTEPVSIVAHSLGGAISLRYSGLYPERVRKLVAIEGLGLSPNDLEKQSAGGFADRWRDWIDERRALSSRQPRRYPSIDDALGRMRSENRHLSEEQARHLTIHGVNRNEDGSYSWKFDNYLRSSPPLDISDDELHALWNRIECPTLLAYGNDSWASNPAKDGRASHFRSARVVTYDNAGHWLHHDQFDGFLGDLRAFL; encoded by the coding sequence ATGAACATTACCGACGATATTGGCCCGACGTCCTACAGCTTCGTTTCCCAGCGCCTGCGGCTGAACTATCTTGACTGGGGCAATGCGGGTGCGCCGACGCTGATCCTTGTTCACGGCGGGCGCGACCATGCGCGCAGCTGGGACCGGATCGCTCGTGCTCTCCGCAACGACTGGCATATTATCGCGCCCGATTTGCGCGGACACGGCGACAGCGCATGGTCGCCGGACGGAGCCTATACCATGCCCTATTTCATCTGCGATCTGGCGCAGTTGATTCATCAGCAGGGCACCGAACCCGTCTCGATCGTCGCTCATTCGCTCGGCGGTGCGATTTCGCTGCGTTATTCCGGCCTATACCCGGAACGCGTGCGCAAACTGGTCGCGATCGAGGGACTCGGCCTGTCGCCCAACGACCTCGAAAAACAGTCGGCCGGCGGATTTGCCGACCGCTGGCGCGACTGGATCGACGAACGTCGCGCCCTCAGCTCACGTCAGCCCCGGCGTTATCCGTCGATCGATGATGCGCTGGGCCGTATGCGTTCCGAAAACCGGCATTTGTCGGAGGAACAGGCGCGGCACCTGACGATCCACGGCGTCAACCGCAACGAGGACGGCAGTTATAGCTGGAAATTCGACAATTACCTTCGTTCGTCACCGCCGCTCGATATTTCCGACGATGAACTTCACGCATTATGGAACCGGATCGAATGCCCGACGCTGCTCGCCTATGGCAACGACAGTTGGGCATCCAACCCTGCAAAGGACGGTCGGGCATCGCACTTCCGATCAGCACGGGTCGTTACCTATGACAATGCGGGGCACTGGCTTCACCATGATCAGTTCGACGGCTTTCTTGGCGACCTTCGCGCATTCCTGTGA